From the genome of Ptychodera flava strain L36383 chromosome 13, AS_Pfla_20210202, whole genome shotgun sequence:
GTTGTCCGGTGAGTGTTCTCCTGGAATTTTAGCGTAACGTTGTCGGGCCTGACAATGATGACAACATCCTgtcacttcactagttccatACTTCAATCGATTCGGAATTTACatgtgtacacaaatgtacataataaagCCCATCATTCTCACGGTATaaaactgactccgttttcttggCTTTGATTtaagcgttcaaaacataaacggttcatagaaGTTATGTTGCCCCTTAAGTAATTTGAGATTTCATAGGAAAATACTCATGCCAAAtgccactcgcggaaatgaatgcataatttCCGATCAaaaagttttgcctgagcgattgctAGGTCTCATggccctttgaaagcttaaaataattcaaattattctaaaaaaatttgacagacactcgattAGTTCATGGTACCGTAAAACCTTAAAAGACtattttttgtcacatttggTCCTACGGTCCACGATGACAGTGACTTTTGCATGTCTGTCGTAAAATGGTATCTGTCGTAACATCAGTAGCCCCCTTTTCGGCCTCTGAGCCACGTAACTGTTACGATAAGGTCGCTTTGTTTTatgaaaaacacgattggaactaatttgggataattggatggtgaagtaatgccgatttaatctgcaaatgtaatctcatctgattttctttttacattgcaCACTTTTTTATTCGTTATTTGTATTATAGCAACTTTCAACTCCCTGGcacctaatacttttgagaaattttaaaaatatgaaaatccaatcatccaaaattagttccaatcatgttgaaatacaaatttgttaTCACGCCGATACAATCGGACCGGCGAACTTTTGTTAACGACCAACGAGCAAGCAGGATGTTTTAGCGGTCCATAAACAACTGTCGGTTGCTAGTAGCAAAATGCTGTGTAAAATCTGGTCCTTGTATCGGGCGCAGTTCAAAACCatgttcaaaaacaaacatgttttgtcCATAGCGCTCTGTTCTCGTACTAGGTTTTTGTATTAATGTCAATTTATGTAATATGTATACCGTATACTATTCTGAAACGACTTGTAtgaaaaaagtaagaaaatgttACCACTTGTccttttaaaagtataacttcatctgtttctgCAACAGAGGCCGCATTTAAgaatattgtttgaaaatgttgaaaataatctatacatcatatcaaaatacaattttctccCTTCTTtattacattacaataaaaGACATAGTGATTAATGTCTAcataaaaatattctcaaattCTCCTTACTTTTTTCAGAGTACTGAGCTATTATACGTTCACTATCCTACCACTCTCGTGGTCAATTTTTTGGAGAGCGACTTTCAGTTCGCCAggcattttcaaatcacatacCGTGGTGTATGTGTACGATTTTACACAGTTATTAGAGAACACCGTCCTCCATAGAAAGTCACTGTTTAAATCTGTGTTGAGACATATTTTCTCACTTTCATCATCCACATGGAGCCAGTGCATAAGCCTCTATCCGCCCCATCCCAGGGTATATGACATCATTTTTATAGCCCAATGAGTGGGaaatttgacatggctagaaaaaaatgtcaaattctccttTAAGTCCCGGACTTTCCCCGCCGATGTAAAACATTGATAGATGTACAACTATTTATAGGAATTGCACTATTTGTTGCTAACAATCAGTTCATATTGAAAAGATTTAACGAAAATGCATTGTAACTTACAACAGCTACTGCTTCAGCTGAAAGCATTTCTTCCGGTGTAAGAACAGCAAAGTAAGCAAATGGCGGTTACCAGGGTAACGGATATGATGATAGCTAGAGGCAAATTCCTGAAGcagaaaaaagcaaaacaaaaacaatgactACTTTTGTTATCGGTGTGTGATTGGTGTATATTACCGGATAATCAAAATTGTTCAGTCTGGTATGAAAATGCTTGAACTTTAATTACAGACATTTCAAACTTTGGCCTCTCCTAGTTCTTCCAAATATCCATGTACATTCTTGATAGGGAACCTTACCTCGGAACATTCTTAATCTCTTCTGTTACGCTGTTCAAATTGGACCTAGGGGAAACAATACAACAATGGTGCTGAATCGCAAGATAACATCGTGAAGGCGATAACTGAGTGAGAGATGAGTTCGGGAAAGTCACGATTGAGATATTCCGAAATAACTTTTAAGAACGCGGTATAGGGAATTACGTATGAAAGTTGTATATTCTGTAGTCTTTTCATGGAGTTGTAGTACTGTATAAATGTCTTCTTTCCTAAATAGTGTATAGACACCTGGTATATTCGACCATGCACGTCGATCTAGATGAATTGGTCATACTTTTTCACAAAGTTACCGAAACACACTATCGacagattttgcaacaattttaaataattttgactTCAATTACTGAAATGACGACGGCAAAGGCTGAGAGGAAAATTGCATCTGTATTACATCTTGACGAGAAACGTCTGGGTCCTAGATTTTggtgtgtgtttgtattttggTTTGTGTTTGTATTTATAATTGAAGCATATACTGAAGCAGTAAACCTACGATCCAGTGTACGCCCACAGTCCGGAGTACAGAGCCAAGACTATGTTACCAACGGAAGTTGTACTGTCCGCAAAACCATCTTCAAAATTTTCGGTATGACCTGTtaggtaaatttaaaaattgaaattttaaactaTTTGTGAGAAGCATACCGTCAGTGCAATCGATATGTCGTTTATCTTTCTTTATCTCAGAAGtgtaaaatgaagaaaatcAGATCAAAACAAACACGTCAGGTTTCTTGAAATATTAAGTGCAAGAAATGTGTTTATTAATCATTCttaattatttttcaattttgcttgCTCAGACGAGCAAGTTTTTGAGGGTTGATACCGCCCCTTCAGTGTGTGTCTACCCACAAGGCAGACTTCGATCACACATAAAACTGGACACCTGAAGGCCATCTTGGTGTTGGTTAGGTGAAAAACCAtcaacgcgattggaactaatttgggaaattgttcaaatttatcaaaagtgatagGTGCAATATAGCTGGAAGTAGAGATATTACAAAACTCATAAAAATAAGCGAATTGCaagaaaagaaaagtagattgacttacatttgctgattaaaccaaAATTAACACGATGTTCaagtatcccaaattagttccaaccgtGTTCATTGGAATAGGAATTCAATTGTTTGCAATATTTATCATTTAATGGTAAGATATTACATGTTAGACGTAGCGGGCCGTATAATCATCATTTGACCGAAATTGACCGAGAACTATTGTCCGCTTCACAAACTTTGGAATTTAAAATGATCTAATAACATGGGAAATCCGacttttacaaaataatacataGAATTGGATAGACCGCACGACAGTGATTTAAACATATTCATATTCGATAATCAATATCGTTCTAATTTTTCTTTCCGGATTATCGTCTctcatggaaataaagcatataaTTGTCAGTTGCGTATAAACGTATAGTTTTGGCGTGAGAGGCACATAATAAGCACTTTATCCCAAACACGGGGCAACGTACCCCTCGAGACAAAAGACCATTTTCCAAACGTCAGGAGGGCAAATGTTCACCtgcacatagtcccttgttttggCTATAATGTGTACTGTTGACTATTCTCATTATGTGACAGTTACACAATGCAATATCAGCAGAGATTTACCGACACCTCGTATAGCGAAAAGCTTACAATCAAGGTTGTGCCAATCTCAAAATGTGTGTCTTTACGATGGTAGATTAGATCTAATCTATTAACATACCTGTCGACAGGTAGTAAATTCCAACACCGATAATGATAGCGGTGGCAATCAGTTTTGTGTAGGACAAGACGTTGGTTACCCTCGCACTCCATCTGACGCTTGCGCAGTTCAGGCCGGTAAGAATCACTgccagaaatatttgaaaatgttgaatgaGCAGAGCTGAAAAAATAACAACTGTTTGATGCGAGGAGCGGTAGACCTTCTTATGATTTGAGTTTGTAtcagtgtttgtaaacaagtcACGTGATCCTAGCTAGCCAAGACATTTTTATTAGGGCAAAGATCTACCGAACACGTACAGATAACTAACAATGCAACAAGACGACGCTGCCCTTACCTACCGTTCATGAACTCCTATTTAGTCACTATCACGAGGGAAATGCCTGATATTTTAGGATGCCATTGAGAACTGATCAGGTGGGCAGGGCATACTTAGTAAACTAACAAAACTCGAAACAAATCTCATATACGAAATAATGCGACAGACGTTACTGGATCAGTGGATGTAAAACACTGTTCATTTGAAGCTGGCAGTAACGGCATCTTATCAGTGATTTACGAGTCACAGATCTCAACTTGTGTGATGTACCTGCATGTTTCAGTGgtattctgtaaatttttatgcCCGCATTGTAAAGAAAGCAGGATACGGATAATAAATACTCATTGGCCATACACTGAATATTATTTCAAGTTCATTTACATTGCTAAGTACTGCACAGCTTTAAGTAACGTGAGTCACCCTGAGGATAATTGCGAAAACACAAGTTTCGTGAGTCACTCCGAGAGGAAATTGCGAAAAAAACTTAAGTTTCGTGAGCTTCCCTGAGGGAAATTGCGAAAACAGCGAGATTGCTGCGTCAGAAAGCCAAGGCTAAATAAACAAGCCTCGCTTTTGTGCATAAAGGTTCACATAGAACGAGTTTGCGTCTGATTTTCCGGCGCAACAAAATATCtttatcgattttttttctttactgaTCAAAACTGCCGATTTGAAACTTACTTATCGCAGCTACTGCAAGCAGGCGGTTAACCATCTGTGGCACAGCGGCACAGCCTCCAAAAATTGGATGAACGATGTATTCAGCAAATACCAACAGGATAATGGCAACTGACGTAGGAATGAGTATGATAATCAACACCCAAATGTACAGGAATGCCAGTAACGGACCAAAAATTTCATATAGGTAGATGTAATGCCCGCCAAACTTCGGTATTGTCGTCCCCAACTCGGCCATACAAAGCGCTCCGAGAAGGGAGCACACTCCACAGGCTAACCAGATAATGAGAGACAGTCCTACGGAACCGGAGTAGTAAAGGACCCACGTCGGAGATATGAAAATGCCGGATCCTATGACGATACAAACGATAAGCATGGTGCTGTCGAGGAGCGACAActgtttcttgattttgaacacACTTGAATCTTCACTGGCATTTGCCTCACACGCTTTAGGCGGGCCGGCATCGTGATGGACAGCCTGTTTTCTTGGAGATGAAACGTCAGGACGTCTGGACTTGGCAACCATTTTGTGATTGCTAGGCTTCGTGACACAGACGAGTAAAACGACTCGTGTTCGTGGCGCAAGGTCTCTTTAAGTAAGATTGTGACTATTACGACATGTGTGTGATCTAGGGTCGAAGAGCAATAGAGGTAGGGGAAGGGGCATGATACATGATTCTTTGTGAACTTTGAACCTTCATTTTCTTCAGTCTATACACACTCAAGTACCCTAAATACCCTGGAAAGACCCTGCTGACCGACAAAAGTGATAAGAGTTCTGATCAAAACGCTACCTTTAAGGTCAAGGACTCTACCGGATTCCATATTGAGGGGTCAGGGTTCGTCTTCTCCGTGTCAATTATCActataaaatttttaaaattcgtCCTATATATAGCAACTCAACTATGCTTCCCAATGTGTCCTTACTCGTCGATTCAGAACGGGTTCTGTATCTTCAGAATTGGTGTGCgagacatttttacttttcgAGACTCTTGAAATCTCTCACATATTTACCAGAACGATTTTTGTCCAAGGTGTAATCTTAACACACTGCGCAATGATCACAACACCAGTGTTAAAGTCGTTCCTCTATACAGCATGACCATGTGTaacatgtacacagaacaaGATGATAGGCGatcaaaatgttgcaatttaTTGCTAATAAAAAAGTCAATTTGTTCAATGACTAAAATAATTACAAGAGATATCTTTAATTCTTAACATCCAAAGATTTCGACAAATGCCTGTGTTTGATACATACGTGAGGCAATAAACTAACACTGTGAGTGATAGAACAATCTGATATGTTATAAATAACCTAATatattattgaagtttataCATTTCTCGCACTTTTAACTGATTGATGAATTTATGAATTAGATAATAAATGAATTCGTGCatgaatttacatatttttaattttatccgTATAGCCATGTAATTGTCAATCTTGCTCTGACTCGACACATCAATCCATGTAGGAATAATAAAGATCCAAGAAATAACACAAAGAgtcaaataaattgacacaacATTGCAATATTCTTCCAAAATGAGTTCTTCAACTTTCGACATATGgttaaaatgcttgatataaatCTTCAGTATTTAGTAGCCCGGTATAAATGCTGATTAAAAATTAGATATAGAGTTGGTATGGCTGGCGACATTTTCCTATTGTTTATTCTTTGCTGTTCTCTCTAGCTGTTGCCTAGTACCCTGGACTTGGCGCATGTCATCTCTATATCAGACTGCACGATATATTCGACAGCTTTATTGAGTCAGACCTGTGTTAAATGTTCACTTAGAATACCGTATTTATGCCATAAGACTGATAGCCTTGAACATTATTCTCTGCTGCTTTTCGATGTGTCAAAACGTTGTTCAATCGCAACCAGTCATCCGATAGAGGGCGTTAAATGTTCAAATTCTGAGCATGCGAAAGTAgatgtttgatatttatgttaCGGGATGGTCTACTGGATGGAGTCTTCTgagaatgtatttcgtgtagGTCAAGTACAGCAAATCGGCGAAGAACTGCAGAAACTcgaccatggtgatgaaagaaAACCCACAGTACAGACCGAGAGTGCCGCCAATATCACTCAACAGACTTTCTtcctaaaaaaacaaacaacaaacacacaaacgacCGTTTGCTTTACAGCGCTGTTATGAATCACAAAAGTTCAGTTAACAACAAATAACTGGAGAAAATCTCTCGAGTTAATGAAACAGCTTGATGGTCAAACAGAAACAGGCACACAgataataataactttatcGCTTTTTAAGGCCACCGGCCCATATACAAGGGGAGAAAAGAGTGAACCAATCTAAGTTCACTTAAACGCTCAGAATCATATAACTATAATATTGAAGACTGTGTAAATGAGTGAAAAGGAAAGAAACGTTGAACACATTATAGCAAGCTAatgtgaaaataatatattctaaataagtaaatatataCCTACGTCTATACACTACATATCTTTGAGGTTCGTAGGTCTATTGCTTtgtatacaaatttacaaagattaattaatatttctgAGTCTACAGAATTTACAAGTCTCTGGAATTTATCAAAGTTTGGCTCAGTAAAACTCCTCTGTGGCAGATATTCAATTCTTAAATCTCTGTACAATGGACAGATTAACAGAAAAT
Proteins encoded in this window:
- the LOC139148586 gene encoding Y+L amino acid transporter 2-like translates to MVAKSRRPDVSSPRKQAVHHDAGPPKACEANASEDSSVFKIKKQLSLLDSTMLIVCIVIGSGIFISPTWVLYYSGSVGLSLIIWLACGVCSLLGALCMAELGTTIPKFGGHYIYLYEIFGPLLAFLYIWVLIIILIPTSVAIILLVFAEYIVHPIFGGCAAVPQMVNRLLAVAAIMILTGLNCASVRWSARVTNVLSYTKLIATAIIIGVGIYYLSTGHTENFEDGFADSTTSVGNIVLALYSGLWAYTGSSNLNSVTEEIKNVPRNLPLAIIISVTLVTAICLLCCSYTGRNAFS